One Brachybacterium aquaticum genomic region harbors:
- a CDS encoding NUDIX domain-containing protein: protein MSTPEDGTAPDESTLPLRDEADLRPVAARVTLHDGMVWDLVRDTIDFAPGVRFDREYIWHTGAVAVLAVDDEDRVLMIRQYRHPVGHALWEIPAGLLDLDGEAPHRAAARELAEETGYEPARLSTLVDLRPSPGGSDEVIRVYLAEGVRASDTEFEREHEEAELVSRWVPLAEAVTAVLEGRLTNGTTVAGLLALAALRAGGAGTTLRPADAPFMARPGRV from the coding sequence ATGAGCACCCCGGAGGACGGGACCGCGCCGGACGAGAGCACCCTGCCGCTGCGCGACGAGGCGGACCTCCGCCCCGTCGCCGCGCGCGTGACCCTCCATGACGGCATGGTCTGGGACCTGGTGCGCGACACCATCGACTTCGCGCCCGGGGTGCGCTTCGACCGCGAGTACATCTGGCACACCGGCGCCGTCGCGGTCCTCGCGGTCGACGACGAGGACCGGGTGCTGATGATCCGCCAGTACCGCCATCCCGTGGGCCACGCGCTGTGGGAGATCCCGGCCGGTCTGCTGGACCTGGACGGGGAGGCGCCGCACCGCGCCGCCGCCCGGGAGCTCGCCGAGGAGACCGGCTACGAGCCCGCGCGCCTGTCCACCCTGGTGGACCTGCGCCCGAGCCCGGGCGGCAGCGACGAGGTCATCCGCGTCTACCTCGCCGAGGGCGTGCGCGCGAGCGACACCGAGTTCGAGCGGGAGCACGAGGAGGCGGAGCTGGTCAGCCGCTGGGTGCCGCTCGCCGAGGCGGTCACCGCCGTGCTCGAGGGGCGCCTGACCAACGGCACCACCGTCGCGGGTCTGCTGGCCCTCGCCGCGCTGCGCGCCGGGGGAGCGGGGACGACGCTGCGCCCGGCCGATGCGCCGTTCATGGCACGTCCGGGACGGGTTTGA
- a CDS encoding CTP synthase, translating to MADTSASTPQTTTGPLSRIGAAAAAKPFRNAGTTKHIFVTGGVVSSLGKGLTASSLGMLLRSRGLRVTMQKLDPYLNVDPGTMNPFQHGEVFVTEDGAETDLDIGHYERFLDENLSANANVTTGQVYSNVIAKERRGEYLGDTVQVIPHITNEIKESMRSQAGDDVDVIITEIGGTVGDIESQPFLEAARQVRQDVGRDNVFFIHVSLVPFIGPSQELKTKPTQHSVAALRNIGIQPDAIVLRADRPLPTSVKAKISSMCDVDLDAVVTCPDAPSIYEIPLVLHGEGLDAYAIRRLDLLSHDVDWNRWEDLLQRVHHPAYEVTVALVGKYIDLPDAYLSVTEALRAGGFHHSAKVKIRWVESDLCATAEGAREQLKDVDAIVVPGGFGIRGVDGKVGALRHARENGLPALGLCLGMQSMVIEYSRNVLGLADAHSTEFAPETANPVIATMAEQEDIVSGQGDLGGTMRLGSYDHTLTEGSLAAQIYGTTEVAERHRHRYEVNNSYRDRLEDAGLRISGVSALTEEHSLVEFVELDPEVHPYYIGTQAHPELKSRPTRAHPLFAGLIGAALEIQKATRLLEVEPDPSAARAADEAPEGSEVPEGSEGSEGAAADGSDADARA from the coding sequence GTGGCAGACACCAGCGCGAGCACCCCCCAGACCACCACCGGCCCCCTCTCCCGGATCGGGGCGGCCGCAGCGGCCAAGCCCTTCCGCAACGCCGGCACCACCAAGCACATCTTCGTCACCGGCGGAGTCGTCTCCAGCCTCGGCAAGGGCCTGACCGCCTCGTCGCTCGGGATGCTGCTGCGCAGCCGCGGCCTGCGCGTGACCATGCAGAAGCTCGACCCGTACCTCAACGTGGACCCGGGCACCATGAACCCCTTCCAGCACGGCGAGGTGTTCGTCACCGAGGACGGCGCCGAGACCGACCTGGACATCGGCCACTACGAGCGCTTCCTGGACGAGAACCTCTCCGCGAACGCGAACGTCACCACCGGTCAGGTGTACTCCAACGTCATCGCCAAGGAGCGCCGCGGCGAGTACCTCGGCGACACCGTGCAGGTGATCCCGCACATCACCAACGAGATCAAGGAGTCGATGCGCTCCCAGGCGGGTGACGACGTCGACGTGATCATCACCGAGATCGGCGGCACCGTCGGCGACATCGAGTCCCAGCCCTTCCTCGAGGCCGCCCGTCAGGTGCGCCAGGACGTGGGCCGCGACAACGTCTTCTTCATCCACGTCTCGCTGGTGCCCTTCATCGGCCCCTCCCAGGAGCTGAAGACCAAGCCCACCCAGCACTCCGTCGCCGCGCTGCGCAACATCGGCATCCAGCCCGACGCGATCGTGCTGCGCGCGGACCGGCCCCTGCCCACGTCGGTCAAGGCCAAGATCTCCTCGATGTGCGATGTGGACCTCGACGCGGTCGTCACCTGCCCCGACGCCCCCTCGATCTACGAGATCCCGCTGGTGCTGCACGGCGAGGGCCTGGACGCGTACGCGATCCGCCGCCTGGACCTGCTCAGCCACGACGTGGACTGGAACCGGTGGGAGGACCTCCTCCAGCGCGTCCACCACCCCGCCTACGAGGTGACCGTCGCCCTGGTCGGCAAGTACATCGACCTGCCGGACGCGTACCTGTCGGTGACCGAGGCGCTGCGCGCGGGCGGCTTCCACCACAGCGCCAAGGTCAAGATCCGCTGGGTCGAGTCGGATCTGTGCGCCACCGCCGAGGGCGCCCGCGAGCAGCTGAAGGACGTCGACGCGATCGTCGTCCCCGGCGGATTCGGCATCCGCGGCGTGGACGGGAAGGTCGGCGCACTGCGCCACGCCCGCGAGAACGGCCTGCCGGCGCTCGGCCTGTGCCTGGGCATGCAGTCCATGGTCATCGAGTACTCCCGCAACGTCCTCGGCCTCGCCGACGCGCACTCCACCGAGTTCGCCCCCGAGACCGCGAACCCCGTCATCGCCACCATGGCCGAGCAGGAGGACATCGTCTCCGGCCAGGGCGACCTGGGAGGCACCATGCGCCTGGGCTCCTACGACCACACCCTCACCGAGGGGTCGCTCGCCGCGCAGATCTACGGCACCACCGAGGTCGCCGAGCGCCACCGCCACCGCTACGAGGTCAACAACTCCTACCGCGACCGCCTCGAGGACGCGGGTCTGCGGATCTCCGGCGTCTCGGCGCTGACCGAGGAGCATTCGCTGGTGGAGTTCGTGGAGCTCGATCCCGAGGTGCACCCGTACTACATCGGCACCCAGGCCCACCCCGAGCTGAAGTCCCGCCCCACCCGGGCGCATCCGCTGTTCGCGGGCCTCATCGGTGCGGCGCTCGAGATCCAGAAGGCCACCCGCCTGCTCGAGGTCGAGCCCGACCCGTCGGCCGCCCGTGCGGCCGACGAGGCCCCGGAGGGCTCCGAGGTGCCCGAGGGCTCCGAGGGCTCCGAGGGCGCGGCGGCCGACGGGTCCGACGCCGACGCGCGGGCCTGA
- a CDS encoding glycosyltransferase has protein sequence MRILLVRPTASGGLAAHVDQELALLRAAGREVAEAPVTIRERPDPRTDAATVETLRRLLHGETVPVAVHAHGLRAGALAALGTPRRGGHLLVVTLHNRTIGSRATRAVGAALLRLLARRADVVLAVSPDLAEDARRAGARDVRHAVIPAPERSGAIPSADGAGPIESADGGRAIPPADGQPVPSAASGPSPLEVLVIARLAPQKGLEDLLDAAALLRTPGEGERPVRIRVAGDGPLQEALAARIAAEHLPVELLGRREDVPALLAASDLVVSAARWEGQPVSLQEALRAGRAIVATDAGGTRWVTGDAARLVPVGDPAALAAAIADMREETTRRRAEEASRSRARDLPGAEDLLAQLSQVLAPATVRW, from the coding sequence ATGCGCATCCTGCTGGTGCGGCCGACGGCCAGCGGCGGTCTCGCCGCCCACGTGGACCAGGAGCTGGCCCTGCTCCGCGCGGCGGGCCGGGAGGTCGCCGAGGCGCCCGTGACCATCCGCGAGCGCCCCGACCCCCGCACCGACGCCGCGACCGTCGAGACCCTGCGCCGCCTCCTGCACGGCGAGACCGTCCCCGTCGCCGTCCACGCCCACGGTCTGCGCGCGGGAGCGCTCGCCGCGCTCGGCACGCCCCGCCGCGGGGGCCACCTGCTCGTCGTCACCCTGCACAACCGCACCATCGGCTCCCGTGCCACCCGCGCCGTCGGCGCCGCCCTGCTGCGACTCCTCGCCCGGCGCGCGGACGTGGTCCTCGCCGTCTCCCCGGACCTCGCCGAGGACGCCCGCCGCGCCGGGGCGCGCGACGTGCGCCACGCCGTCATCCCCGCGCCTGAGCGGTCCGGGGCGATCCCGTCCGCAGACGGGGCCGGGCCGATCGAGTCGGCCGACGGAGGCCGGGCGATCCCGCCCGCCGACGGGCAACCGGTCCCGTCGGCCGCGAGCGGACCCTCCCCGCTCGAGGTGCTCGTCATCGCCCGGCTCGCCCCGCAGAAGGGCCTGGAGGACCTGCTGGACGCCGCCGCGCTGTTGCGGACGCCGGGGGAGGGCGAGAGGCCCGTGCGGATCCGCGTCGCGGGCGACGGCCCCCTCCAGGAGGCACTCGCCGCCCGCATCGCCGCCGAGCACCTGCCCGTCGAGCTGCTCGGCCGACGCGAGGACGTCCCCGCCCTGCTGGCCGCGTCGGACCTCGTCGTCTCCGCCGCCCGCTGGGAGGGTCAGCCCGTGTCCCTGCAGGAGGCGCTGCGCGCGGGCCGCGCGATCGTCGCCACCGACGCGGGCGGCACCCGCTGGGTCACCGGCGACGCGGCCCGGCTCGTCCCCGTCGGCGACCCCGCGGCGCTCGCCGCCGCCATCGCCGACATGCGCGAGGAGACCACAAGGCGACGCGCCGAGGAGGCGTCCCGGTCAAGGGCCCGTGACCTGCCCGGTGCTGAGGATCTCCTCGCCCAGCTGTCCCAGGTGCTCGCCCCGGCAACCGTCCGGTGGTAG